The region TTCCTCAGTTAACTCAGTATCAACCTGGATCTCAAGTCCGCTAAAGTCAATTCGCATTTTTCGTAGAAGAGAAACAACATCCATTCCAGTGCACCCAATAAGTGAGGCCACCATAAGCTCTTTTGGACGAGGTCCTCTGTTGTTGCCACCAAATTCAGGAGCTGCATCCATCACGACATGGTGACCGTCCAAAACAACATCGAAAGACATTCCTTCAATCCATTGACCTGTAAAACTCCGTTTCATTTTTTTTGCAAAGTTAGGTATTAATACAATCCTGAGTCTATGATTTTGATCATCAAAAGTATTGGCTCATTTTTGTCCTGCACATAGCCAAATTGGTCAGCAATCTAACGATGTTTTCATATTCACTCAAATTGTTGAAAAACAATAAATTGGTCCGTGAACTAGCATTCTTCTTTTTAACTCTATCCAATTGCTTTCGTTTAACTTCTTCTAAAATTCTGCTTATTTCCGTAAGCTTGTAAGAAAAATTATCTGACAATTCATTAGAAAAGGAACTACTTAAAAACTTCTCAAATAAACTAAACAATTCGTCGAATTTTGAAATGATAAGATTAATATCTTCAATCTGAGCACGAGAAAAATTCTTATGATGGTTATCAAAGTGTTTATAAAGAGCATTTAAGATAAAACCAAGTGATACAGTAATTTCCCTTTGTATTGTGGCTACATTGAGAAAAACCTCTTCTTGCTCTATTTGAGGATTTTCTGAGATATGGAGGTTTACAGCATTTATGAAAAGCTCACTTCTTTTATCTAAAACTTTAAATTTTTTTCTAGCTTGTTTGAAGGATTTCATTTTTTCTGTTACAATACCCGAGCGGATGTCATGGAATATTTCCTTCATTGAATCAACGAGGGAAAACATATGACCTCGCAAAAGTTGAACAAATTCAACAGTGTTGGCATTTCGAGATCTTTTAATTAATTCTTTGTCATTTTCTTTTTTCTCAGAAATTTCTTTGTAGATAAATTTGGTTCGGATTAATACAAAACCCACCAAAAAAAGCATGGCAAGCATACCTATCCATTCGGTATAATACAAGAAAAGAACTACAATGCTGGTGAAAATAAACGCCAAAAACGCAGTTAGAAACCAACCTCCAATGACCGAAAATACACCACTGACTCTGTAAACAGCTGTTTCCTGGCTCCATGCTCTATCTCCCAATGCAGCACCCATGGCCACCATAAATGTGACATATGTAGTCGACAAAGGAAGTTTTAAAGACGTTCCCAAAGCAATCAGACTACTACCCACCATCGTAGTAATTAGAGCACGAATGGAATCAAAATTAGCTTCTGTCGCAGGCATATGATCGCGCACAAATCGACTATCGATCCATCGACGTACAGAGGAGGGTATTAAATTATTAAAAAACTTTCCTAGAATAATGAAAAAACGAATAACTGATCGAGAAAAAGCATTGGCCTGAAACTTCTCAACACCCACTTCCTCTTGATCACTTAAATGAGTAGATGTTTCCAAGACATTTAATAATTTTTTATTTACCCATAACGTAACCATCATAATAACCCCTGCTAATACTAGAATGTAGGGTAAATAATCATTTTGAGCATGTAAAAGAATATCCATTTTACATTCATCCGGAGAAAGTCCACTTTCTGAAAAATAAAGATAAGATTCGAAAGCAGATACTGAAGGGCCAATAAAATTCACAAGATCATTTCCGGCAAATGCCATAGCAACAGCAAATGTTCCGTACAAAACTGCCGGCTTATATATATTAAAATTTGGTCTTATAGAACGAATAAAAATCAAACTTAGCATGACAAGCAGAACAAGCCCAAAACCCAAATACCAGAGATTGTCTAAAATCCATGCTTTCACATCTGGAGTCAGAAAAAAGGCGTTTTTCAATCCCTTCACAAAGATGAAATAGGAAATGAAAGCCACCGATATACCAGAAAAAAAAGCTCCAATTACTATTTTCTTATCATATAAAAAAGTGAAGATAATTCTCGAAAAGTACTGAATTATCCATCCAGTCACAAAAGCAAGAGGAACAGAAATCAAAATGGCAGAAAACATAGCCAAAGTTTTATCCTCATTGACATAAGTTGTGATTTCAGCAAATGATGAGCCGGTTTGATGAAGCTTGATCAAAGCCATGGTGAAACCAGCTCCCACAAGTTCAAAAACAAGAGAGACAGTTGTAGATGTTGGTAATCCTGCAGTATTAAACAAATCTAGCAAAATAATGTCGACAACGACAACAGCAAAATAAATCAGAATAATCTCATGAAAAGAGAATTTTTCTGGATGAAAAGCACCAGAACGAGCAACATCTAACATACCACCAGAAAACAAAGCTCCTATCAAAACACCCAATGAAGCCGCAAAAAGCAGAGTTTTGAAACGAGCAATCCTTGATCCGTGAGCTGGTGCCAGAAAATTTACAGCATCATTAGCAACACCTACAGTTAAATCAAGAATTGCAATTAGCATTAAAGCAATTACCGCCAATAAGTAAAAACTCATGTCTTCTTAATATTTACGCAAAAATAATATTGAATCAAAAAAGACATATCACTTCACTATTAACTTTAAATGAAAGATATATTAACTTGTTGTTAACACTAATAATTGTTAGGCTATGTTCAAAAAGCAAGTTAATATTTAGAAAACTAGTAAGAAATTAATTTTGATTTTCTTACAGAATCTATCTCTGCAGGTTTCAGATTATAATTATAGTTATACAAGCAACCCTCCCAATCACCATACATAGGGTTAGGCAACACAATAAACTTAGTACCAAACAAATTTTGATCAATAACTACTTGCTGATTTCGCTCTTCACAGGACTTTTTATCGTACAAACCACTAAAATCAATAAGATTATCACCTATGAGCAAAACAATCTCATAAGAAGCTGCTACTTGTTTTCTCCTATCTTCTTTGCTCGAAGTTGTCTTTTTTAACAATAGGTGATCTTCACCCTGAAATGGAAAACCTTGAGCTAACAAATTTTGTTTTGTTGCTTCTCTTTCCTCTTCTGCTCGGTTGGAAATGTAAAATACATGAACGCCCCTTTCGCGAGCATAATTTGCAAAAGCCACAGCACCTGGAATCGCTGCAGCCTTTGCCTGTAAAACCCAATCTCTCCATCCTTCTGGATATTTGATTCCTTCGAGGATAGTCTTAGCTTCATAAGGACTGTTATCTAATAACGTTTCATCAATGTCGAATACAACCGCAAGATTTGTTTTGCCAGGATTTTTTTTGATAGCCTCGTCAAGCGCCCATCGTGCAACATTATAAGCCTGATAACAAAGGGCTTTATATTCACCAGACGTTTGAAACCAAAGAACACTCATGAGTAATGCATCATTAACACCTATGACAGGTTTATATCGTGTTATGTAGATGGTGTCGCGTACAACTTGAGTTTCTTTGATTACCTTCACTCTACATGAGAGCACTAAAGAAGCTATTACTATTAAAAAAAACCACTTATTCATATCAATATGCTTCTGCTAAACGACGTAATTTTTGGTATTTCTTTCTAGCAGCTTCTTCTGCTGCAATAAACAATTCTGATGCTTCCTTAGGAAAAGTTTTTGCCAAAGCAGTGAATCTTACTTCGCTTTGTAAAAATGATTGAAATTTCGACCAGTCTGGTTCTTTGCTATCTAATTGAAAAGGGTTTTTACCTTCTTTTTCCAGGAGTGGATTATATCTATATAAAAACCAATAGCCTGCCTCAACAGCTAATTTTTGTTGCTCCTGAGCTTTACTCATTCCATATCGCAACCCATGATTAATACAAGTTGAATAAGCAATAATCAGAGAAGGACCCGGGTATTGTTCTGCTTCTTGAACTGCTTTAAAAAACTGATTTTGGTCAGCCCCCATAGCAACCTGGGCAACGTAAACATAACCATATGTCATTGCCATCAAGCCAAGATCTTTTTTAATCATTCTTTTACCAGCTGCAGCAAACTTTGCTACTGCTGCAAGAGGTGAAGCTTTGGATGATTGACCACCTGTATTAGAATATACTTCCGTATCCAACACCAGTATATTCACATCTTCTCCACTAGCAATCACATGATCTAATCCACCATAACCTATGTCATATGCCCAACCATCACCACCTATAATCCAGACAGATTTTTTAATCAAATAGTCTTCAAACGCAATGATCTCCTCCGCTATTTTCCCGTCCCGCTTTCGGGCAACTTCCAGTAATTTTTGCGAAGCAGGTACTGATAATTCACCTTGATGGAAGGTGTTTAACCAGTTTTGACAAGCTTCTCTAAACTCCTCATCCAGCGAAGGCAAAGCTTCAGTCATACGTTTTGCCAGATTTTCTCTCATCTTTCTATAACCCAATGCAATTCCAAAACCATATTCAGCATTATCTTCAAACAAACTGTTTGCCCAAGCAACCCCTTTCCTACTCTTGTAGTTAAACGTATAAGGAGTGGAAGGTGCAGATCCACCATAAATAGAGGAACAACCTGTTGCGTTGGCTACTATCATACGTTCACCGTACAATTGTGTAATTAGTTTAATATATGGAGTTTCTCCACATCCTGCACAAGCACCGGAAAATTCAAACAAGGGTTGAGCAAACTGACTATTTCGAACTGTTTTAAACTTATCTACCACATAATCCTTGTACCCAATTTTTTCGTCCAGATACTTGAAATGATCTGCCTCATGTATTTGTTCATCCAACGGGCTGAAAACAAGAGCTTTTTCCTTAGCTGGACAGGTGTTGATGCAAACGCCACATCCTGTGCAATCCAAGACGCTAACCTGAATTCGATACTGATATTGCTTCAGAGCACCTAAACCTTGGATAGTTTGTAGTTTAAATGGTAAATTGGCAACTTCTTCTTCTGTCAATAAAAAAGGTCTAATAGCAGCATGAGGGCAAACATATGCACATTGATTACATTGAATACAGTTTTCATGTATCCATTTTGGTACAAAAACAGCTATACCGCGTTTCTCATATTTAGTGGTGCCAGGTGGGAAAGTTCCGTCTTCACGTCCAACAAAAGCAGAGACTGGCAAACTATCTCCTTCCTGCCGATTCATTACATCAGCAATTTTTAAAACAAAATCAGGTTTTGCTGGGTCTTCAAAGATAGGATCATCTGGAAGATGAATCCATTCAGGCTGTACTGGGACTTCGATTACTTCTCCTCCACGATCAATGGCAGCAAAGTTCATCTGAAGAATTTCATCTCCTTTTTTACCGTATGTTTTTTCAACAGCTTCCTTCATTTCTGCCACAGCTAATTCATAAGGAATAATATTAGTGACTTTAAAGAAAGCTGATTGCATGATAGTGTTGATCCGATTTCCAAGTCCTAATTCTTCAGCAATAGCCGTAGCATTAATAACGTAAAATTTTATTTTGTTCTTTGCTAATGTCTTTTTAACTGAATTAGGTAGACGACGAATTGTTTCCTCGATACTCCATATGGTATTTAATAAAAACGTACCTCCTTCTTTAATTCCTTTAAGCATGTTGTATTTACCCAGATAGGACGGCACGTGACATGCTACAAAATCAGGGGTGGATACTAGATAGGGAGCTCGGATTGGCTTGTCACCAAAGCGCAAGTGTGAGACAGTAAAACCACCAGATTTCTTAGAATCATAAGCAAAATAAGCTTGACAATATTTATCTGTATTATCTCCTATGATCTTGATAGAATTCTTGTTGGCACCCACCGTTCCATCTGACCCAATACCATAAAATTTTGCTTGATATACAGACTTATCGCAAATATCAATTTCCTCTAATTGGGGAAGAGAAGTGAATGTCACGTCATCTATGATGCCTATAGTGAATCTATTTTTTGGTTCGGATTGCTTGAGATTTAAAAACACCGATATAATCTGGGAAGGAGTAGTATCCTTGGAACTTAATCCATATCTACCTCCTACGATAAGGGGAGCATTTTGTATTCCATAAAAAACACTTTTCACATCCAAGTAAAGAGGTTCACCCTCTGAACCATGCTCCTTGGTACGGTCAAGAACTGCAATTCTCTTTACTGTAGATGGCATCACACGTAAGAAATACTTTTTGCTAAAAGGTCTATATAGATGAACTGCTATTGAACCCACTTTTTCACCCTTACTGATTAAATAATCTACTGTAGCACGAATAGTATCATTAACAGATCCCATGGCTACAATGACGTATTCAGCATCTGGAGCTCCATAATAAGTAAAAGGATGATATTCCCTACCAGTTAATTTTGTAATTTCCTGCATATACTCTTCCACAATGTCAGGTACGCGTTCATAAAATGGATTGGCTACTTCACGAGTCTGAAAATAAATATCTGGATTCTGAGCTGTTCCGCGTGTTACAGGATGTTCCGAATTAAGAGCCCTATTTCTGAATGCTTCAAGGGCATTCCAATCGATCAAATTTCTTAAATCATCTTCTACAAAATATTCAACTTTTTGTATTTCATGAGAAGTACGGAAACCATCAAAAAAATGAAGAAAAGGCACTCTCGATTTAATGGCTGCAAGGTGAGCTACAGGACCTATATCCATAATTTCCTGAACACTTCCGGTTGCAAGCATAGCAAAACCGGTCATTCGACAAGTCATCACGTCGCTATGATCACCAAAAATAGAAAGAGCTTGAGCCGCAACAGCACGAGCAGAAACATGAAAAACACCAGGTAATAGCTCACCAGCAATTTTGTACATGTTTGGAATCATAAGTAGCAGCCCTTGAGAAGCTGTATAAGTAGTTGTCAGCACACCGCTTTGCAAACTTCCATGCACAGCTCCAGCTGCCCCTGCTTCGCTTTGCATTTCAACTACTTTCACAATATTACCAAAAATATTTTTCTTTCCTTCTGCAGCCCATTCATCCACATTTTCTGCCATGTTGCTGGAAGGTGTAATAGGATATATGGCAGCCACTTCGCTGAACATATACGATACATATGAAGCAGCATAATTGCCGTCACATGTAATAAATCTTTTTTGTCTCATATGATTTTTTTTTGCAAATGTAATCCTTTTTAAAATGGAACCCTTCGTCAAAGTTTAAATTCTTCACGAATCGCTGGTACTAAATCTTCTTTTTCCCACGGGAAAAACCATACTTCTTTATAGTAACGTTCCTTGCCATCAATCACTTCTCTCTGAGCATCACTATGTAAAGGAGAAACTTCAACTTTTTTTCTAAAAGGTTCACGACCAAAATGCCCATAAGCAGCTGTAGGTAAATAAATAGGATTCTGTAAATTGAATTTCTTGATGATGGCATATGGTCTTAAATCCATGATATTTAGCAGTTTATTAGCAATCTCTTGATCGCTCATTTTTACTTTAGCTGTTCCGTAAGTATTTACATAAAATCCAACAGGTTTGGATACACCAATGGCATAAGCAATCTGCACAAGAATCTTATCTGCCAGTCCTGCAGCCACAGCATTTTTTGCAATATAACGCATGGCATAAGCTCCAGAACGATCTACTTTAGAGGGGTCTTTGCCACTAAAAGCACCTCCACCATGAGCTCCATGTCCGCCATAAGTGTCAACAATAATTTTTCTCCCAGTTAAACCTGTATCACCATGAGGTCCACCTATAACAAATTTACCAGTGGGATTAACAAACAATTTGAAATCATTCTTTAAAAGATTCCTAACCCTTAAAGGCACATCACTCGATTCGAAAACTCGAGGAATAAGGTGTTTTTTTATGTCTTCTATAATAACCTTTTGCATGGTTTCTTCGGAACCAAATTCATCATGCTGGGTAGATACTACAATAGTGTCAATTTTTAAAGGAGTTCCATCATCAGCATACTCAAGTGTTACTTGAGATTTTGCATCGGGTCTTAAGTAAGTCATCACATGACCTTCACGTCTAATATCTGCCAATCTCTGCACAAGCAAGTGGGCAATCTCAATACTGATTGGCATGTAATTATCCATTTCTCGACATGCGTAACCAAACATCATCCCTTGATCCCCAGCACCTTGCTCGTAAGGATCCTGCTTTTCGACTCCCCTGCGTATGTCTTCAGACTGTTCATGAATAGATGATATAATTCCACATGAATTATAGTCAAATCTGTATTCAGGTTTAGTGTATCCTATTTTTTTAATAACCTCTCTTACAACTTCCATGTGATCTACCCATGCTTCGGTTCTAACCTCTCCAGCAAGCACTACAAGCCCCGTTGTAACTAATGTCTCACACGCCACTTTTGAGTTTGGATCTTGTCTAAGAAACTCATCCAGCAAAGCATCGGATATTTGATCGGCAACTTTATCAGGATGTCCCTCGGAAACTGATTCTGAAGTAAAAAAGTAACTCATATTTTTTTTGCAAAGCTATATATTTTTTCTGCTTATGTAATCGAATTTTCATAAAAAAACCGCCCCGAAGGGCGGTTTAGTTTCTTTAGCATTTTGCCATGTTACTGCTTTACAGCACCACCACGAGCTGGTTTTTGAGTGTTGGTAGTAGGAGGTGTAGTTTGTTGTGGTGTTTGTTGAGGTTTCTGTTGAGTTGTGGGTTTAGTAACAGGCTTGTTCTTTTCAGCATTCTTAATGCTGTCTTCCTTTGCTTTAGCAATCGAATCTTGACGAGCTTTTTCAAGTTCTTCAGCTTTTTTAATGCTGTCTTCTTTCACTTTAGCAATGGAATCAGCTTTGCGAATGCTGTCCTGCTTTGCTTTTTCATCGTCTTTTTTGCCTTTGCATGCTACCATGGCAAAAATGCCAGCAAGAGCTAAAACTGCCAAAATATTTCTCATACTTTTGAGGTTTTGATATGCAAAAGTAAAATTTTTTTTAAAAGTTGTATCATTTTTAAAAATTTTTTTTGTTCACGATAAAATTTATAGTATTTTTGCATAACCAAAAAAAAAGAATATGAAAAAGAAAATGTTGAAATTATCGGCAATTCTTGTAGCCGGTTTAATGATTCTAGCATCTTCATGTAAAGATGACACTGTACCCCCAGTTATTACATTAACAGGAGAATCCGAGGTTTTTTTAAATCTTGGTGATACTTGGCAGGATCCAGGAGCAACAGCCGAAGATGATAATGATGGCAATTTAACATCTCAAATAACTACCACAGGTACAGTCAATACCAAC is a window of Bacteroidales bacterium DNA encoding:
- the nifJ gene encoding pyruvate:ferredoxin (flavodoxin) oxidoreductase, producing MRQKRFITCDGNYAASYVSYMFSEVAAIYPITPSSNMAENVDEWAAEGKKNIFGNIVKVVEMQSEAGAAGAVHGSLQSGVLTTTYTASQGLLLMIPNMYKIAGELLPGVFHVSARAVAAQALSIFGDHSDVMTCRMTGFAMLATGSVQEIMDIGPVAHLAAIKSRVPFLHFFDGFRTSHEIQKVEYFVEDDLRNLIDWNALEAFRNRALNSEHPVTRGTAQNPDIYFQTREVANPFYERVPDIVEEYMQEITKLTGREYHPFTYYGAPDAEYVIVAMGSVNDTIRATVDYLISKGEKVGSIAVHLYRPFSKKYFLRVMPSTVKRIAVLDRTKEHGSEGEPLYLDVKSVFYGIQNAPLIVGGRYGLSSKDTTPSQIISVFLNLKQSEPKNRFTIGIIDDVTFTSLPQLEEIDICDKSVYQAKFYGIGSDGTVGANKNSIKIIGDNTDKYCQAYFAYDSKKSGGFTVSHLRFGDKPIRAPYLVSTPDFVACHVPSYLGKYNMLKGIKEGGTFLLNTIWSIEETIRRLPNSVKKTLAKNKIKFYVINATAIAEELGLGNRINTIMQSAFFKVTNIIPYELAVAEMKEAVEKTYGKKGDEILQMNFAAIDRGGEVIEVPVQPEWIHLPDDPIFEDPAKPDFVLKIADVMNRQEGDSLPVSAFVGREDGTFPPGTTKYEKRGIAVFVPKWIHENCIQCNQCAYVCPHAAIRPFLLTEEEVANLPFKLQTIQGLGALKQYQYRIQVSVLDCTGCGVCINTCPAKEKALVFSPLDEQIHEADHFKYLDEKIGYKDYVVDKFKTVRNSQFAQPLFEFSGACAGCGETPYIKLITQLYGERMIVANATGCSSIYGGSAPSTPYTFNYKSRKGVAWANSLFEDNAEYGFGIALGYRKMRENLAKRMTEALPSLDEEFREACQNWLNTFHQGELSVPASQKLLEVARKRDGKIAEEIIAFEDYLIKKSVWIIGGDGWAYDIGYGGLDHVIASGEDVNILVLDTEVYSNTGGQSSKASPLAAVAKFAAAGKRMIKKDLGLMAMTYGYVYVAQVAMGADQNQFFKAVQEAEQYPGPSLIIAYSTCINHGLRYGMSKAQEQQKLAVEAGYWFLYRYNPLLEKEGKNPFQLDSKEPDWSKFQSFLQSEVRFTALAKTFPKEASELFIAAEEAARKKYQKLRRLAEAY
- a CDS encoding inorganic phosphate transporter, whose translation is MSFYLLAVIALMLIAILDLTVGVANDAVNFLAPAHGSRIARFKTLLFAASLGVLIGALFSGGMLDVARSGAFHPEKFSFHEIILIYFAVVVVDIILLDLFNTAGLPTSTTVSLVFELVGAGFTMALIKLHQTGSSFAEITTYVNEDKTLAMFSAILISVPLAFVTGWIIQYFSRIIFTFLYDKKIVIGAFFSGISVAFISYFIFVKGLKNAFFLTPDVKAWILDNLWYLGFGLVLLVMLSLIFIRSIRPNFNIYKPAVLYGTFAVAMAFAGNDLVNFIGPSVSAFESYLYFSESGLSPDECKMDILLHAQNDYLPYILVLAGVIMMVTLWVNKKLLNVLETSTHLSDQEEVGVEKFQANAFSRSVIRFFIILGKFFNNLIPSSVRRWIDSRFVRDHMPATEANFDSIRALITTMVGSSLIALGTSLKLPLSTTYVTFMVAMGAALGDRAWSQETAVYRVSGVFSVIGGWFLTAFLAFIFTSIVVLFLYYTEWIGMLAMLFLVGFVLIRTKFIYKEISEKKENDKELIKRSRNANTVEFVQLLRGHMFSLVDSMKEIFHDIRSGIVTEKMKSFKQARKKFKVLDKRSELFINAVNLHISENPQIEQEEVFLNVATIQREITVSLGFILNALYKHFDNHHKNFSRAQIEDINLIISKFDELFSLFEKFLSSSFSNELSDNFSYKLTEISRILEEVKRKQLDRVKKKNASSRTNLLFFNNLSEYENIVRLLTNLAMCRTKMSQYF
- a CDS encoding OsmC family protein, which produces MKRSFTGQWIEGMSFDVVLDGHHVVMDAAPEFGGNNRGPRPKELMVASLIGCTGMDVVSLLRKMRIDFSGLEIQVDTELTEEHPKHFTRMHLIYKIKGKNLPYEQIKKVIELSQEKYCGVSAVYKKAMELSYEILLVEE
- a CDS encoding 5'-nucleotidase, lipoprotein e(P4) family gives rise to the protein MNKWFFLIVIASLVLSCRVKVIKETQVVRDTIYITRYKPVIGVNDALLMSVLWFQTSGEYKALCYQAYNVARWALDEAIKKNPGKTNLAVVFDIDETLLDNSPYEAKTILEGIKYPEGWRDWVLQAKAAAIPGAVAFANYARERGVHVFYISNRAEEEREATKQNLLAQGFPFQGEDHLLLKKTTSSKEDRRKQVAASYEIVLLIGDNLIDFSGLYDKKSCEERNQQVVIDQNLFGTKFIVLPNPMYGDWEGCLYNYNYNLKPAEIDSVRKSKLISY
- the metK gene encoding methionine adenosyltransferase, which codes for MSYFFTSESVSEGHPDKVADQISDALLDEFLRQDPNSKVACETLVTTGLVVLAGEVRTEAWVDHMEVVREVIKKIGYTKPEYRFDYNSCGIISSIHEQSEDIRRGVEKQDPYEQGAGDQGMMFGYACREMDNYMPISIEIAHLLVQRLADIRREGHVMTYLRPDAKSQVTLEYADDGTPLKIDTIVVSTQHDEFGSEETMQKVIIEDIKKHLIPRVFESSDVPLRVRNLLKNDFKLFVNPTGKFVIGGPHGDTGLTGRKIIVDTYGGHGAHGGGAFSGKDPSKVDRSGAYAMRYIAKNAVAAGLADKILVQIAYAIGVSKPVGFYVNTYGTAKVKMSDQEIANKLLNIMDLRPYAIIKKFNLQNPIYLPTAAYGHFGREPFRKKVEVSPLHSDAQREVIDGKERYYKEVWFFPWEKEDLVPAIREEFKL